A single genomic interval of Cucumis sativus cultivar 9930 chromosome 7, Cucumber_9930_V3, whole genome shotgun sequence harbors:
- the LOC101220432 gene encoding uncharacterized protein At4g26485 translates to MDQHPLLPQNFFDRIIFNFPHAGFQYSKEHEPNQIKLHQNLVRRFMRNAKKLLAENGEIHITHKTSHPYSEWKIEEIGEEEGLYLKEEVEFDKCDYPGYVNKKGSGPNSNKTFPVGASSTFKFVKTLSKKEMNRRLALSTSLASEFTQLQV, encoded by the exons ATGGACCAACATCCACTTCTTCctcaaaatttctttgatCGTATTATCTTCAACTTCCCTCATGCTGGTTTCCAATACTCTAAAGAACATGAACCCAACCAAATCAA ACTTCACCAGAATTTAGTGAGAAGGTTTATGAGGAATGCAAAGAAACTATTGGCAGAAAATGGGGAAATCCACATAACGCATAAAACATCACATCCTTATAGTGAATGGAAGATTGAGgaaattggagaagaagaaggattatatctaaaagaagaagttgaatTCGACAAATGTGATTATCCAGGTTACGTGAATAAGAAAGGCAGTGGACCAAATAGCAATAAAACTTTTCCTGTGGGTGCTTCCAGCACTTTTAAGTTCGTCAAAACACTCTCCAAAAAGGAGATGAACAGAAGGTTGGCCCTCTCCACATCCTTGGCCTCTGAATTTACTCAACTTCAAGTTTAA
- the LOC105436251 gene encoding uncharacterized protein At4g26485 — translation MDINNTEKSIMHYSSSHNILLVGEGDFSFSACLATAFASASNIIATSLDSRDELVMKYARAARNVKILEELGGTVLHEVDATTMSQHPLLHDMLFDRIVFNFPHAGFVYKESNTAQIELHRNLVRVFLRNAKSMIDVEGEIHITHKTSHPFSKWGIVNLACDEGLCLKESEIFHAWQYPNYENKRGHGQNPDGTFPVGACSTFKFFIDYLL, via the exons atgGACATTAATAATACAGAGAAGAGCATAATGCATTACAGCAGCTCTCATAATATACTTCTGGTCGGAGAAGGCGATTTCTCCTTCTCCGCTTGCTTGGCCACGGCCTTTGCCTCTGCCTCCAACATTATTGCTACTTCTCTCGACTCTCGAG atgaaCTGGTAATGAAATATGCACGTGCGGCCAGAAACGTGAAAATTTTGGAGGAGTTGGGTGGCACAGTGTTGCATGAAGTGGATGCAACAACAATGAGTCAACACCCACTTCTTCACGACATGTTGTTTGATCGTATAGTCTTCAACTTTCCACATGCTGGGTTTGTTTATAAAGAAAGTAATACTGCACAAATAGA ACTCCATCGAAATTTAGTGAGGGTTTTTTTGAGGAATGCAAAGAGTATGATAGATGTTGAAGGTGAAATTCACATAACCCACAAGACATCACATCCTTTCAGTAAATGGGGGATTGTGAACTTAGCATGTGATGAAGGACTTTGTTTgaaagaaagtgaaattttTCATGCATGGCAATATCCAAATTATGAGAATAAGAGAGGGCATGGGCAGAACCCCGATGGAACTTTCCCTGTTGGAGCATGCAGCacctttaaatttttcattgaCTACTTATTGTAA
- the LOC101220669 gene encoding uncharacterized protein LOC101220669: MRFYFPPKTDVLSFLLQNTFSSSSMFINPRKPFPCPSPHSGEKRIKYYSSYHEILLVGEGDFSFSLSLAMSFGSASNILATSLDSYDDVVTRYKNARLNLTILNGLGASVLHGVDATKMKYHTDLHMRKFDRIIFNFPHAGFFGRGDSHLMIRITLDITTREGRAIDVIALSFWDHQPWLEPEYSRVPKSVNAHHSRFMTGMLDSMSNQNVYWPRNLRSNFGEKTVRSDARTIPRLFHYL; encoded by the exons ATGCGTTTCTATTTCCCACCAAAAACCGACgtcctttcatttcttctccaaaacACTTTCTCAAGCTCTTCTATGTTTATCAACCCCCGGAAACCCTTCCCATGTCCGTCTCCTCACTCCGGCGAGAAGCGGATCAAGTATTACTCCTCTTACCATGAAATACTCTTAGTCGGCGAGGGagatttctctttctctctctctttggcCATGTCTTTTGGCTCTGCTTCCAATATCCTCGCCACTTCTCTCGACTCCTAT GACGACGTGGTGACGAGGTACAAGAATGCGAGGTTAAATTTGACGATTCTGAATGGTTTGGGTGCGTCTGTTTTGCATGGAGTCGATGCGACTAAAATGAAGTATCATACCGACTTACATATGCGGAAATTTGATCGGATCATCTTCAATTTCCCCCACGCTGGTTTCTTTGGAAGAGGGGACAGTCATTTAATGATTCG GATTACCCTGGATATCACAACAAGAGAGGGCAGGGCAATAGATGTGATTGCCCTTTCTTTTTGG GATCATCAACCCTGGTTGGAACCCGAATATTCTCGTGTACCGAAGTCCGTCAATGCACATCATAGTAGATTCATGACAGGAATGCTCGACAGTATGTCAAACCAGAATGTCTATTGGCCGAGAAATTTGAGGTCTAATTTTGGTGAGAAAACTGTGAGATCAGATGCAAGAACCATTCCACGATTATTCCACTATCTGTAA